The sequence below is a genomic window from Cobetia sp. cqz5-12.
ATCGTGCGTTGGCTTTAAAGTAATAATCATAGCCATATACATTAGACAAGCTCATGACCGTATGTATATCTCCACTCATTACTGACCTATATATCGGCTCTGCCAAAAGCTCACTTCGGGCAATTTCTTCACTAGTTTGATAATGTATACAAGCTAACTCTATAGACCACTCTTTCTCGTCAGAAACTCTATTAAGTATACTCTGCACAGCTTTAATTTTTTTTACTTTATTTTCATTGCCTTCAGTAGACTCGGAAGGTTCCTTTTGAGATGACAGTAGTTCTTTCAAATCAATTCTGTGATATTTAACGACAAGCAAGTATGCGGAACTATAGGTCGCATCATTAACTTTAGAATTATTGCTAGCCATCAAGCACGCTATGTCATTAACATGCTTCTTTAAAAATCTAGGTGTAATTTGCTGAGCTTCACCAGACCATACATTGATAACATCTGCACTATTTTCAAACCCATCAATCTCACCTAGAGTCTCTTGCCAGTATTTTTTATATTTTTCCCTCCAACCAACTGTAACTATCGGTGGGGCTCTGAAAACTACCGGTAACCTTTTAGAGATAAATTCTTTACCATCTGTAAAGCTGTCTTTATTAATAGCATTGGCTACATGAACTTCTGAATAAGGAAGTATTATTCTAACACTTTGATTCTCTAGTGAAGTGAAAACATCTAGATCACTCCAAACTTCTCTAACAGTTGAAGGCTCCACACGGTCAATATTGTCTATAACAATAATTACAACTTTACCATCAGGTATAAGAGATGATAATTTTAAAAATGCTTTTTTGAGCTCATAGCTACCAACCTCTCTGGTGATATCCATGGTTTCTTTTATCGAGTCTTCACCATTCCTTTTAAGCAAGTCACCAAAGGACAAGGAGCTCTCACCCCCCCTTCTTTTTTTGTTGTAATAATTGTTTATTTTCAAAAGTATAAAGAAAGCAAATGGTGAAAATGCAGATAATAGCACAACAGTCCTTTCTAAACTAAAGAATAGTTCTTTTCCAAAAAAACTATTCTTGATAGCGTTATAGCTAAGAAATAAGGCTTCAATAGCTTCTGTAATATATTTGGTGAAAAGCACAAGAGTAACTGCAAAAATAACGACAAGCATACTTATATTGCTTTTGGTCTTCTTCTTATAAGATAATGTATTGCCTAATGCTTCATCCTTGTAACACTGAGCCTCTTCCTTATCTTTATCTGCTATTATCTCATTCAAACCATCACAATAAATTTTAATAAACGAAGACTTTATCGAGGAGTAATGGTGTTGATCAACGTCGAAATATATAAACTTATATATATTATTATCAAGCTGTGATTCCAATATTTTTATCGATGTGCTTTTACCAGCACCCAAATTTCCTTCAACTCCTAACACATGTACATATGGGTGATCTACAATGACATCTTGTAAAGCCCTTGCAGCATTCTTATGACCTTGCCCTATGAATCCATCTATATTCTCAGGCAATTCAGATTGAAACTTGAAGTGAGCACTATTTCCATCTTCTGTCATTTATCTAAACCCTCAAATAAGCATCGCTACAATGGAACATAAACTATGTATAATTGATAAGACAAAAAACTTCAAGCATTAAAACCAAACATCAGGTTGGCGAAATAAACTCCAAATAGTCATCTAATTCAAGCCGTTACCATAAGCCACTACACCCTGGGACTGAACACCTAGCATTTCAAACAGTAGAGAACTTCAAAAAGGCCGCGATCAATCGCGGCCTTTTTGGTCTTCCGATGCTACTGAAACACGGGTTTATCGCGTCAAGTCCTCGTCCCCTACCGTGCCGCCCATCGGGTCCATGGCGCGGCTGGAGGGGTATTTGTAGGAGGCGAAGCGCACGGCGAGTACCGAGAGGGCGAGGAAGAAGATGCCGCCGCAGAGGTAGAGCAGGCCGATATCGGGGGCCTTATGGTGGGAGACATCGCCGATGAGGTAGCGCGTCAGCGCGGTGATGGCGATGTAGAGCAGAAAGCGGATCGGCAGGTGGTTGGTCTTGAAGTAGATACCGACCATCGCGCCGAGTTCGAGATAGATGAACAGCAGCAGGATGTCATCGACACTGGCCGAGCCCTTGGCGAACATCTCGAAGAAGGCCGATACCGAGGCGATGGCAATCGCGCCGCCGATGGCGAACAGGCCGAGATAGTGAAAGCCTTCGACCAGGAAGTTGCCGATCGAGTTGGCTTGCTTGTGCATGCGCTCCCGATACTTGTCTAGCCTGTTCATGCCGCGTGTCCTCAGACAGAGATGATGAGAAAGAGACTGCAATATCGGTGCCGCGGTCGTGATGAAGGCAAGATTGGGCCACTGGGCCCGCGCAGGCGCTGCCCTACCAGCCGAGCGTCTGCTTGACGAAGGGAATGGTCAGCTTGCGCTGGGCGGAGAGCGAGGCGTTGTCGAGTTCGCTCATCGCCGCGAACAGGCCCGGCAGGCTACGCGGCCCGCGATGCAGAATGTAGCGGGCGACTTCGTCGGGCAGTGCAAGGCCGTGGTCACGTGCACGCAATTTGAGCGCTTCGAGGCGCTGGGCATCATCCAGCCCCGAGAGATGGAAGGTGACGCCCCAGGAGAGGCGCGAGGCGAGATCCGGCAGGATGACAGGCAGCAGACGCGGTGCGCAGCTGGCGCTGACCAGCAGATGCCGCCCGCCATCGCGCAGGCGGTTGTAGAGGTGGAACAGCGCCTCTTCCCAACGCTGGCGACCGATCACCACATCCAGATCATCGATGGCGACCAGGTCCATCTCGTCCAGCCCTTCGAGCATGTGCGGCGGGAAATGGCCCAGCTCATTGAGCGGCAGATAGAAGGCACGCTTGCCCTGCTCGCCCGCCAGATGGCAGGCCGCCTGCAACAGGTGGCTACGCCCACTCTGCTCGCCGCCCCACAGATAGACGAAGGGCTCCCCGCCGTCGGCAAGTTGGCCCTTGAGGGCCTCCGCCAGCGAGGTCGAGGTGAAGTGGTAGTTGTCGAAGGTCGCGGCGTCACGTACCCCGACGCCGAGTGCCATCTGTCCCTGAGTCATTGCCATCCGTCATGCTGATTGTTGTTGCCGTGATCTCGTCTCTCGATCACTGGGTATCCTCTGCCGCCGGCGGTGCTGGCTGATCGGCAGCCACCGCGGGGCGAGAATCACGCTGTTGGTCATATAAAGTACTGTTTTTATAGCGATCATGCAGATAACGCAAGAGCACCATGATCACGGCCGCCACCGGCAGAGCAAGCAGAATGCCGGTAAAGCCGAACAGCTGGCCGCCCGCCATCACCGCGAAGATGACCGCGACCGGATGCAGGCCGATCTTGTCGCCCAGCAGCAGCGGCTGCAACACCACGCCTTCCAGCAGCTGACCGAGCGCGAAGACTCCGCCGACCGCCAGCAGTGCCCACCACTCGCCGAACTGGAAGAAGGCCACCGTGGCCGCGATCAGGATCCCGACGATGACGCCCAGGTAAGGCACGATACTGGCAAGCCCCGCCACCAGGCCGATCAACAGCGCGAACTTGAGCCCGATGATCGCCAGGCCGATGGCGTAGACGATGCCCAGACTCAGCATCACCAGCAGCTGCCCGCGCAGGAAGGCACCCAGCACCTCATCACAGTCATGCGCCAGACGCGTGGCGGTGGGCTCCATATGCCGCGGCAGCAGGCCCTGCAGCTTCTCCTTCATGCGGTCCCAGTCCAGCAGCAGATAGAAGGTGACGACCGGAATCAGCGCCAGATTGCCCAGCCAGATGGCCATCGCCAGCCCGGACTTGGAGACGGTGCCCAGAAGCGCTGCAGCGAAGGTGCCGGTCTCTTTCCAGTTGCCCAGCAGCAGCGAGCGGACCTGATCGAAGTCGGCACTGAAATCCAGCCCGGTGAACGCCTGTACCTCCGGCAATATCGTCTCGCGTATCCAGTTGAAGACCATCGGCATAAAGCTGATCAACTGCGCCAGCTGACGCCCGAGCAGCGGCACCAGCACCAGCAGCGCGATCAACAGCACCAGCGAGAGCACGCTGAACACCAGCGTGACCGCCAGATGGCGCGACAGGCCCTTGTCTTCCAGCCAATCGGCCAGCGGGTCACCCAGATAGGCGAGAATCATGCCGATGAAAAACGGCATCAGGATCGGTTCGAGCATCACCAACAGGCCGAGGAAGGCCACACCTGCGGCCAGCAACCACCATTT
It includes:
- a CDS encoding AI-2E family transporter yields the protein MQRKWWLLAAGVAFLGLLVMLEPILMPFFIGMILAYLGDPLADWLEDKGLSRHLAVTLVFSVLSLVLLIALLVLVPLLGRQLAQLISFMPMVFNWIRETILPEVQAFTGLDFSADFDQVRSLLLGNWKETGTFAAALLGTVSKSGLAMAIWLGNLALIPVVTFYLLLDWDRMKEKLQGLLPRHMEPTATRLAHDCDEVLGAFLRGQLLVMLSLGIVYAIGLAIIGLKFALLIGLVAGLASIVPYLGVIVGILIAATVAFFQFGEWWALLAVGGVFALGQLLEGVVLQPLLLGDKIGLHPVAVIFAVMAGGQLFGFTGILLALPVAAVIMVLLRYLHDRYKNSTLYDQQRDSRPAVAADQPAPPAAEDTQ
- the hda gene encoding DnaA regulatory inactivator Hda — protein: MAMTQGQMALGVGVRDAATFDNYHFTSTSLAEALKGQLADGGEPFVYLWGGEQSGRSHLLQAACHLAGEQGKRAFYLPLNELGHFPPHMLEGLDEMDLVAIDDLDVVIGRQRWEEALFHLYNRLRDGGRHLLVSASCAPRLLPVILPDLASRLSWGVTFHLSGLDDAQRLEALKLRARDHGLALPDEVARYILHRGPRSLPGLFAAMSELDNASLSAQRKLTIPFVKQTLGW
- a CDS encoding phosphate-starvation-inducible protein PsiE, which gives rise to MNRLDKYRERMHKQANSIGNFLVEGFHYLGLFAIGGAIAIASVSAFFEMFAKGSASVDDILLLFIYLELGAMVGIYFKTNHLPIRFLLYIAITALTRYLIGDVSHHKAPDIGLLYLCGGIFFLALSVLAVRFASYKYPSSRAMDPMGGTVGDEDLTR